Proteins found in one Gordonia sp. PDNC005 genomic segment:
- a CDS encoding serine/threonine-protein kinase — MTSTTELAPDDLFAGHRIVRIVGRGGMGEVYQAQHPRLPRVVALKVLSPEHVDNREFRRRFEREADLAARLDHPAIVGVHDRGEDRGRLWISLRYVEGDDALRRVREFGPLRPNAVAQIVQIVASALDYAHSEGVIHRDVKPANILLGSGEGTVTSVHLTDLGIARPIDDATRITTVDSLVGSVDYTAPERLLDGPLVPATDQYALGCTAYHLLTGRPPYNFDDLPDVVSGHLSHPVPSVAMHNRELAPVVDQVLRKVMSKNPVDRYPDCRAFAADLAAALTFTRGLRQADSSRQGVVAARLHRLNSADVLRKTRIDPELATAAGVNGSPEPVLSPPPPGQPLPTRGVVMVGCAALCFLLLVLAVAVA; from the coding sequence ATGACATCGACCACGGAGCTGGCACCCGACGATCTGTTCGCCGGGCATAGGATCGTGCGGATCGTCGGGAGGGGAGGTATGGGCGAGGTCTACCAGGCGCAGCACCCACGTCTCCCCAGGGTCGTCGCGCTCAAGGTCCTGAGTCCCGAACACGTCGACAACCGGGAGTTCCGGAGGAGATTCGAACGCGAAGCAGATCTGGCGGCGCGGTTGGATCATCCGGCGATCGTCGGCGTCCACGATCGAGGGGAGGACCGAGGGCGGCTGTGGATTTCGCTGCGATACGTCGAGGGTGACGACGCGCTCCGCCGGGTGCGTGAGTTCGGCCCGCTCCGCCCGAACGCAGTCGCTCAGATCGTCCAGATCGTCGCGAGCGCACTCGACTATGCTCACAGTGAGGGCGTGATCCACCGAGATGTGAAGCCCGCCAACATCCTCCTCGGCAGTGGGGAAGGCACGGTCACCTCGGTCCACCTCACCGATCTCGGAATCGCTCGACCCATCGACGACGCGACGCGGATCACCACTGTCGACTCCCTCGTCGGATCGGTCGACTACACCGCGCCTGAGCGACTCCTGGACGGGCCTCTGGTCCCCGCGACCGACCAGTACGCTCTCGGCTGCACCGCCTACCACCTGCTGACAGGTAGGCCGCCATACAACTTCGACGATCTGCCGGACGTGGTCTCCGGGCATCTTTCTCATCCAGTTCCCTCAGTGGCGATGCACAACCGGGAATTGGCCCCCGTCGTCGATCAGGTGCTCCGGAAGGTGATGAGCAAGAATCCGGTCGACCGCTACCCCGACTGTCGCGCATTCGCTGCTGATCTCGCTGCCGCATTGACATTCACCCGTGGGCTCCGGCAGGCAGACTCTTCCCGGCAAGGCGTCGTCGCGGCGCGCCTGCACCGTCTGAACAGCGCCGACGTACTCAGGAAGACTCGCATCGATCCTGAATTAGCGACAGCGGCCGGCGTGAACGGGTCGCCCGAGCCGGTGTTGTCGCCTCCGCCGCCCGGGCAGCCGCTACCGACGAGGGGCGTCGTCATGGTCGGATGTGCCGCGCTTTGTTTCCTCCTGCTTGTCCTCGCCGTTGCCGTAGCGTGA
- a CDS encoding helix-turn-helix domain-containing protein, with the protein MDVSAVMRPFVEAVWNDRDDLVRAVAATVTTRLVSYGASPSSEVWIGMNRILERSILGDSFGVPTEADRDAAYGTGVQGAAAGIATEDLTAAVLLGARVVEASVMERAAQAGVDAETRLEAMVRARAWAEQIAVWAAEGLGKAARRAADADQAAAELLTALRERRDPGLIRALGDRAGVDLSARWFAVVARSAGGGFVVDAATLRFSHSGAGVWVGEQDVLVGLVNSRPRPVGALVIGSSRPGTLSDLADALSDAERACRVAVKLSGPGVHSLDDLGLLVPMFEDPLLGERLRRRWLDPLRADDRHDLVDTVRQWQGSGWSIDGAGRRLSVHPNTVRNRLSRVDALLGGGWRAPSAQAEIWAALATVGSTVDG; encoded by the coding sequence ATGGACGTCTCGGCAGTGATGCGGCCGTTTGTTGAAGCGGTCTGGAACGATCGCGACGATCTTGTGCGCGCAGTCGCGGCGACTGTCACCACCAGGCTGGTGTCGTACGGGGCGAGCCCGTCGAGCGAGGTCTGGATCGGAATGAACCGCATTCTTGAGCGCAGTATTCTCGGTGATTCCTTCGGGGTCCCGACGGAGGCGGATCGGGATGCCGCGTATGGCACAGGAGTGCAGGGTGCCGCGGCGGGAATCGCGACGGAGGATCTGACTGCCGCCGTTCTGCTGGGTGCGCGTGTGGTTGAGGCGTCAGTCATGGAACGAGCTGCTCAGGCGGGTGTGGATGCGGAGACCCGGCTCGAGGCGATGGTTCGGGCGCGTGCCTGGGCGGAACAGATCGCAGTCTGGGCGGCGGAGGGGCTGGGGAAGGCTGCTCGTCGTGCCGCGGATGCAGACCAGGCCGCAGCGGAGCTGCTGACGGCCTTGCGCGAACGTCGCGACCCAGGTTTGATCCGCGCGCTCGGCGACCGTGCGGGGGTCGACCTGAGCGCGCGGTGGTTCGCCGTGGTGGCGCGCAGTGCGGGGGGTGGATTTGTTGTCGACGCCGCAACGCTTCGCTTCAGTCATTCCGGGGCGGGCGTGTGGGTCGGTGAACAGGACGTGCTGGTCGGTCTCGTCAACAGCAGGCCCCGACCGGTCGGCGCACTGGTCATCGGCTCGTCTCGGCCCGGAACGTTATCCGACCTCGCCGACGCCCTCTCCGATGCCGAGCGCGCTTGCCGGGTGGCCGTGAAGCTGAGTGGACCCGGAGTTCATTCGCTCGATGATCTCGGCTTGCTTGTGCCGATGTTCGAAGACCCGCTCCTCGGAGAGCGGTTGCGCCGCCGTTGGCTCGACCCGCTGCGTGCTGACGACCGCCACGACTTGGTTGACACGGTCCGACAATGGCAAGGGAGCGGCTGGTCGATCGACGGGGCCGGACGGCGGCTTTCAGTCCATCCGAACACGGTGCGCAACAGGCTGTCCCGGGTCGATGCCCTGTTGGGTGGCGGGTGGCGCGCGCCGAGCGCTCAGGCCGAGATCTGGGCGGCTCTGGCGACGGTCGGGTCGACAGTCGACGGCTGA